The following are from one region of the Trichoplusia ni isolate ovarian cell line Hi5 chromosome 1, tn1, whole genome shotgun sequence genome:
- the LOC113497968 gene encoding uncharacterized protein LOC113497968, with amino-acid sequence MGRNNNGSKPRPILLKLRDAEVRDRIWFEKTKLKGSGITLSEFLTKTRHDAFMMAREKFGISNCWTQRGEVFVLGADGTKRRVLSTRDVIAIADSPEGPVKHVATSPASVSPAIVAAAVPRKKRAVAVRK; translated from the coding sequence ATGGGCCGCAATAACAACGGGAGCAAACCACGACCAATACTCCTCAAGTTAAGGGACGCGGAAGTTAGAGATAGGATTTGGTTCGAGAAGACGAAGTTGAAGGGTTCCGGCATCACTTTGTCAGAATTTCTGACGAAGACGCGGCACGACGCTTTCATGATGGCACGTGAGAAGTTCGGCATCTCCAACTGCTGGACACAGCGAGGCGAGGTGTTTGTACTGGGTGCCGACGGTACCAAGCGCCGGGTTCTCAGCACACGAGATGTTATTGCGATAGCTGATTCTCCAGAGGGCCCTGTCAAGCACGTCGCAACATCTCCAGCTTCTGTATCGCCCGCCATAGTCGCTGCTGCTGTACCACGAAAGAAGCGGGCTGTGGCAGTTAGGAAATAG